Proteins from a genomic interval of Croceicoccus naphthovorans:
- a CDS encoding helix-turn-helix domain-containing protein: MSGHQPVEPICVRVNDAARMIGIGRTKLYELISSGELETVKIGKATRITTASLQELIKQRTV, from the coding sequence ATGAGCGGCCATCAACCTGTCGAGCCGATCTGCGTCCGGGTGAATGACGCTGCCCGCATGATTGGTATCGGGCGCACGAAGCTCTACGAATTGATCTCCAGCGGCGAACTCGAAACGGTGAAGATCGGCAAGGCAACTCGGATTACCACCGCTAGCCTGCAAGAGCTTATCAAACAGAGGACGGTCTAG
- a CDS encoding nucleotidyl transferase AbiEii/AbiGii toxin family protein — MAFQDAYRQQVALLIRTLPFVAQEQCFALKGGTAINLFVRDLPRLSVDIDLTYLPVEDRVSSLAAIDAAMARIKERIEGGIPGAAVAPSRSAGDNIITKLIVRSEGVQIKIEVTPVLRGTVYDPVVMSVVPTVEDTFGFAEMQVVSFADLYAGKIVAALDRQHPRDLFDVRDLLANEGISDELRRAFLVYLISHNRPMAEVLAPTRKPLDEEFERGFVGMTQESIELADLEATREALIATMVGEMPDPHRQFLIGFKRGEPDWELLGIPEARHLPAVLWKQQNLEKMQPENRKAMIEALENVLMVPR; from the coding sequence ATGGCCTTCCAGGACGCCTATCGGCAGCAGGTTGCCCTCCTGATCCGCACCCTCCCGTTCGTAGCGCAGGAGCAGTGCTTCGCGCTCAAGGGCGGCACGGCGATCAACCTCTTCGTGCGCGACTTGCCGCGCCTCTCGGTGGACATCGACCTGACCTACTTGCCGGTCGAGGATCGCGTTTCATCACTCGCAGCTATCGACGCGGCGATGGCGCGGATCAAGGAGAGGATCGAAGGCGGCATACCGGGTGCGGCGGTCGCCCCATCGCGTTCCGCAGGCGACAACATCATCACCAAGCTCATCGTCCGCTCCGAAGGCGTTCAGATCAAGATCGAGGTCACACCCGTCTTGCGCGGCACCGTCTACGATCCCGTAGTCATGAGTGTTGTGCCTACAGTCGAAGACACATTCGGCTTCGCCGAAATGCAGGTTGTTTCCTTCGCTGACCTCTATGCGGGGAAGATCGTGGCGGCGCTGGATCGCCAGCACCCGCGTGACCTGTTCGACGTGCGAGACCTGCTGGCGAATGAAGGTATAAGCGACGAACTGCGACGCGCATTCCTCGTCTACCTCATCAGCCACAATCGCCCGATGGCAGAGGTGCTCGCTCCGACTCGCAAACCACTGGACGAGGAGTTCGAGCGCGGATTTGTCGGTATGACACAAGAGAGTATCGAGCTTGCCGATCTGGAGGCTACGCGCGAGGCACTCATCGCCACAATGGTTGGCGAGATGCCAGACCCGCACCGGCAGTTCCTAATCGGCTTCAAGCGCGGTGAGCCGGACTGGGAACTTCTCGGCATACCGGAAGCAAGGCATCTGCCAGCAGTCTTGTGGAAGCAGCAAAACCTGGAGAAGATGCAACCTGAAAATCGGAAGGCGATGATTGAGGCATTGGAGAATGTACTGATGGTGCCGAGATGA
- the polA gene encoding DNA polymerase I codes for MSDAETPSRKPHLYLVDGSAYIFRAYHRLPPLTDPEGTPVGAVYGYTTMLWKLAQDLDDADGPTHLAVILDKASRSFRHDLFPDYKANRPPPPEDLIPQFPLIRDATRAFSLPCIEEDLLEADDLIASYARAATRRGWDVTIVSSDKDLMQLVGKCAEGGGCVDMLDTMKNARINIPEVQEKFGVLPEQLGDVLALMGDSVDNVPGVRGIGPKTASKLINEYGDLESVLTAAPDMKKSKMKENLIEHAEMARLSRVLVQLKEDCDLPMALEDFALDGIPTDPLAAFLSKHGFTSLLKRLGAGAGSPARPTDLNPAKAQNAAAENAPGATRQALPEWPKVDLDTYECVQSADRLDAWIARAFAAHAVAIDTETSSLDAMRAELAGVSLALGPNDACYIPLGHGSDDMFAEKPEQIAMDEALAKLKPLLESDAVLKVGQNIKYDINVLARHGIAMGPVEDTMILSFDLDAGRGGGGIGQAHGMDSLAETHLGHTTLTFKDICGTGKKQIPFSAVPLEKATRYAAEDADVTWRLWKVLRQRVADEGATRIYEQVDRPLIPVVAGMEREGIKVDRDFLSGLSAEFGGQIDAFEKEIHELAGEPFTVGSPKQLGEILFDKMGYKGGKKGKSGQYSTDQSVLEGLAAQGVDMAARVLDWRQLSKLRSTYTEALQQAINPRTGRVHTSYSLVGAQTGRLSSTDPNLQNIPIRTETGRRIREAFVAEEGNVLLAADYSQIELRLAAHMADVPPLKEAFANGEDIHARTALEMYGEVTRDTRAQAKTINFAILYGISRWGLAGRLGTDADEAQAVIDRYFERFPGIQRYIVATLEKVRECGYSETLFGRKTHFRNINSKNQAERQGAERAAINAPIQGTSADIIKRAMARMIPALRDAGLNDVRMLLQVHDELVFELPEGDVAAASPVIERVMAEAALPSVTLDVPLGIDIGTGKSWGEAH; via the coding sequence ATGAGCGATGCCGAAACCCCGTCCCGCAAGCCCCATCTCTATCTGGTCGACGGTTCGGCCTATATCTTCCGGGCCTATCACCGCCTGCCCCCGCTGACCGACCCGGAAGGCACGCCGGTCGGTGCGGTCTATGGCTATACGACGATGCTGTGGAAGCTGGCGCAGGATCTGGACGATGCGGATGGTCCGACGCACCTTGCGGTGATTCTCGACAAGGCATCGCGGTCGTTTCGGCACGACCTGTTCCCCGACTACAAGGCGAACCGCCCGCCGCCGCCCGAAGACCTGATCCCGCAATTTCCTCTGATCCGCGATGCGACGCGCGCCTTTTCGCTGCCCTGCATCGAGGAAGACCTGCTGGAGGCCGACGATCTGATCGCCAGCTATGCCCGCGCCGCCACGCGGCGGGGGTGGGACGTTACGATCGTGTCTTCGGACAAGGACCTGATGCAGCTGGTCGGCAAGTGCGCCGAGGGCGGCGGTTGTGTCGACATGCTCGACACGATGAAGAATGCCCGCATCAATATTCCCGAAGTGCAGGAAAAGTTCGGCGTCTTGCCCGAACAACTGGGCGATGTCCTCGCGCTGATGGGCGATAGCGTCGACAACGTGCCCGGAGTGCGCGGGATCGGTCCAAAGACGGCATCGAAGCTCATCAACGAGTACGGCGATCTCGAATCGGTGCTGACCGCCGCGCCGGACATGAAGAAGTCCAAGATGAAGGAAAACCTCATCGAGCATGCCGAGATGGCGCGCCTGTCGCGCGTCCTCGTGCAGCTGAAAGAGGATTGCGACCTGCCGATGGCGCTGGAGGACTTCGCGCTCGACGGTATCCCGACCGATCCGCTGGCGGCGTTTCTGTCAAAGCATGGGTTCACATCGCTGCTGAAGCGGCTTGGCGCGGGTGCGGGCAGCCCGGCGCGGCCAACCGACCTGAACCCGGCGAAAGCGCAGAACGCGGCGGCCGAAAATGCGCCCGGCGCTACGCGGCAGGCATTGCCCGAATGGCCGAAGGTCGATCTCGACACCTACGAATGCGTCCAGAGCGCCGATCGGCTGGACGCATGGATCGCCCGCGCCTTTGCCGCCCATGCCGTCGCCATCGATACAGAGACCAGCTCGCTCGACGCGATGCGCGCCGAACTGGCGGGGGTCAGCCTTGCGCTTGGCCCCAATGATGCCTGCTACATCCCGCTGGGGCATGGCAGCGACGACATGTTCGCCGAAAAGCCCGAGCAGATCGCGATGGATGAGGCGCTGGCCAAGCTCAAGCCGCTGCTGGAAAGCGATGCGGTCCTGAAAGTCGGGCAGAATATCAAGTACGATATCAACGTGCTGGCGCGTCACGGCATCGCGATGGGGCCGGTAGAGGACACGATGATCCTGTCCTTCGACCTTGATGCAGGGCGCGGCGGAGGCGGCATCGGGCAGGCGCACGGGATGGATTCGCTCGCCGAGACGCACCTTGGCCACACCACCCTGACGTTCAAGGACATTTGCGGCACCGGCAAGAAGCAGATCCCGTTCAGCGCCGTCCCCCTCGAAAAGGCGACCCGCTATGCCGCCGAGGATGCGGACGTGACGTGGCGGCTTTGGAAGGTGCTGCGCCAGCGCGTGGCAGACGAGGGCGCGACGCGCATTTACGAGCAGGTCGATCGCCCGCTGATCCCGGTCGTCGCCGGGATGGAGCGCGAGGGGATCAAGGTCGACCGCGATTTCCTGTCGGGCCTGTCAGCCGAGTTCGGCGGCCAGATCGACGCCTTCGAAAAGGAAATCCACGAACTGGCGGGCGAACCGTTTACAGTCGGCAGCCCGAAGCAGCTTGGCGAAATCCTGTTCGACAAGATGGGCTACAAGGGCGGCAAAAAGGGCAAGAGCGGGCAGTATTCGACCGACCAGTCGGTGCTGGAAGGGCTGGCCGCACAAGGCGTGGACATGGCCGCGCGCGTGCTGGACTGGCGGCAACTGTCAAAGTTGCGGAGCACCTATACAGAGGCACTGCAACAGGCGATCAATCCGCGTACGGGGCGGGTGCACACCAGCTACAGCCTTGTCGGGGCGCAAACCGGGCGGCTGTCTTCCACCGACCCCAACCTGCAGAACATTCCGATCCGCACCGAAACCGGTCGCCGCATTCGTGAAGCTTTTGTGGCAGAGGAAGGCAACGTCCTGCTCGCCGCCGACTATAGCCAGATCGAACTGCGCCTTGCCGCGCACATGGCCGACGTGCCGCCGCTAAAAGAGGCGTTCGCGAACGGAGAGGATATTCACGCCCGCACCGCGCTGGAAATGTATGGCGAAGTTACCCGCGACACCCGCGCGCAGGCCAAGACGATCAACTTTGCGATCCTTTACGGCATTTCGCGCTGGGGCCTTGCCGGGCGGTTGGGCACCGATGCGGACGAGGCGCAGGCGGTGATTGACCGCTATTTCGAGCGGTTCCCCGGCATTCAGCGCTATATTGTCGCAACGCTCGAGAAGGTGCGCGAGTGCGGCTATTCCGAAACGCTGTTCGGGCGCAAAACCCACTTCCGCAACATCAATTCCAAGAACCAGGCCGAGCGGCAGGGGGCCGAACGCGCCGCGATCAACGCGCCGATCCAGGGCACCAGCGCCGACATCATCAAGCGCGCGATGGCCCGGATGATCCCCGCGCTGCGCGATGCGGGGCTGAACGATGTGCGGATGCTGTTGCAGGTGCACGACGAACTCGTCTTCGAACTGCCCGAAGGCGATGTCGCCGCCGCCAGCCCTGTGATCGAGCGTGTCATGGCCGAAGCGGCATTGCCCTCGGTTACGCTGGACGTGCCGCTGGGCATCGACATCGGCACCGGAAAATCATGGGGCGAAGCGCACTGA
- a CDS encoding sensor histidine kinase, whose product MRFATDSGGSGGYDRTAMSTMAETAGRIEPTPAAEKPAAKPRKRRASALLVLALAAVGVLGSLFLVWSTIAAERREREQVGRTTEIIGALRDIDRAAINAEAGQRGYFITLDRRYLASYAFGQDLYPRALQRLKERLAETDVLPRQIELLQEIEDRSDAKFAELGRNVALIEEGSIREAQQSILSNEGRLAMERLRASLTEMERLEEGILATARSETAAAEDRVLPLLALSLLMTIGALGLGLSQTVRATHAEARAAQARELEEARDRADLLAHELNHRVKNLFAVILAIVRMSARDAPEAKPVTEAVSARIHALLDAHEATQGKDTAGGNASMRVLVDKVLAPYLSNENPVSVDGPEVVLTVREATPLGLVLHELATNAVKYGAWSQDGGQIRIEWRYHGLGEDRELEIVWREISPEPKAPGDRKGFGSMLMQSSARQLSGSIDRDFEADGVVVDIRFPHPD is encoded by the coding sequence GTGCGTTTTGCCACAGACAGCGGCGGATCGGGCGGCTATGACCGGACCGCGATGAGTACGATGGCTGAGACGGCAGGCAGGATCGAACCGACCCCGGCGGCAGAAAAGCCCGCCGCGAAGCCGCGCAAGCGGCGCGCGTCGGCCCTGCTGGTGCTGGCGCTGGCGGCGGTTGGCGTGCTGGGCAGCCTGTTCCTTGTGTGGTCGACCATCGCGGCAGAGCGGCGCGAGCGCGAACAGGTCGGTCGCACGACCGAGATCATCGGCGCGCTGCGCGACATCGACCGCGCGGCGATCAATGCCGAGGCAGGTCAGCGCGGCTATTTCATCACGCTCGACCGGCGCTATTTGGCCTCTTACGCCTTTGGGCAGGATCTTTATCCGCGTGCGTTGCAACGGTTAAAGGAAAGGCTGGCTGAAACCGATGTATTGCCGCGTCAGATCGAACTGTTGCAGGAAATCGAGGATCGCAGCGATGCGAAGTTCGCCGAATTGGGCCGCAACGTCGCCCTGATCGAAGAGGGCTCTATCCGCGAAGCGCAGCAGAGTATCCTGTCGAACGAAGGCCGGCTTGCGATGGAGCGGTTGCGCGCCTCGCTGACGGAGATGGAGCGGTTGGAGGAAGGCATCCTTGCCACCGCACGGTCGGAAACCGCGGCGGCGGAGGATCGCGTCTTGCCCTTGCTGGCGCTGTCGCTGTTGATGACCATCGGCGCATTGGGGCTTGGCCTGTCGCAGACGGTGCGTGCCACCCATGCGGAGGCGCGGGCGGCGCAAGCGCGAGAGCTGGAAGAGGCGCGCGACCGCGCCGATCTCTTGGCGCACGAATTGAACCACCGGGTGAAGAACCTGTTTGCCGTGATCCTCGCCATTGTCCGGATGAGTGCGCGCGATGCGCCCGAGGCGAAGCCGGTTACCGAGGCGGTTTCCGCCCGGATCCACGCTCTGCTCGACGCTCATGAAGCGACGCAGGGCAAGGACACGGCGGGAGGCAATGCCAGCATGCGGGTGCTGGTCGACAAGGTGCTGGCTCCGTACCTCAGCAACGAAAATCCGGTATCGGTCGACGGGCCCGAGGTGGTGCTGACGGTGCGAGAGGCGACGCCGCTGGGCCTGGTCCTGCATGAGCTGGCGACCAATGCGGTGAAGTACGGCGCGTGGTCGCAGGATGGCGGGCAGATCCGGATCGAATGGCGTTATCACGGGCTGGGCGAAGATCGGGAGCTGGAGATCGTCTGGCGCGAAATCTCGCCCGAGCCGAAGGCTCCGGGCGATCGCAAGGGCTTTGGATCGATGCTGATGCAGTCGAGCGCTCGGCAACTGAGCGGCAGCATCGACCGCGATTTCGAAGCCGATGGCGTGGTCGTCGACATCCGGTTCCCGCACCCCGATTGA
- a CDS encoding serine hydrolase, with product MGLELSLSHWRTIRRAAIAAIAAPAMLLGTTVEARDSKAASFEEFINGPNGSVLDGRQADDAQTSGLRQQLFAVARADKGRIGVAALDLSSGQTVSILGDQAFPMASTSKIAIAATFLAGVDAGKYQLDDKYPLMIPVASRPFSTAVAPVKPGMSLTARSLIELMITRSDNAATDAMLKAVGGPAEVTKWMRSKGFNRFRIDRDIATLVRDDGEFDPATGADQRDSAPPMEMVQLIAGLYKGQWLSGPSTDVVIGAMTRTVTGSRRIKAGLPSGTSFGHKTGTLNNTASDVGFVEMPDGRVVALAIYVTGQGGRPQRDARIAEITRTLYAGFANPRFAATASNDNTRNR from the coding sequence ATGGGACTGGAATTGAGCTTGAGCCACTGGCGAACGATCCGCCGCGCCGCGATTGCGGCCATTGCCGCACCGGCCATGTTGCTGGGCACAACCGTCGAAGCGCGCGATTCGAAAGCGGCAAGCTTCGAGGAATTCATCAACGGCCCGAACGGATCCGTCCTCGACGGTCGGCAGGCTGATGATGCGCAGACCTCTGGCCTGCGTCAGCAGCTGTTCGCGGTTGCCCGCGCCGACAAGGGCCGAATCGGCGTTGCCGCGCTGGACCTGAGCAGCGGGCAGACCGTCTCGATTCTGGGCGATCAGGCCTTCCCCATGGCCAGCACCTCGAAAATCGCCATCGCGGCCACGTTTCTGGCCGGTGTCGATGCGGGCAAGTACCAGCTGGACGACAAGTACCCGCTGATGATCCCGGTCGCCTCGCGCCCGTTCTCGACCGCGGTCGCACCGGTAAAACCGGGCATGTCGCTGACCGCGCGGAGCTTGATCGAGCTGATGATTACGCGCAGCGACAATGCCGCGACCGACGCTATGTTGAAGGCTGTGGGCGGACCGGCGGAAGTGACCAAGTGGATGCGGTCCAAGGGCTTCAACCGGTTCCGCATCGATCGCGACATCGCGACGCTGGTGCGTGACGACGGCGAATTCGATCCGGCGACCGGCGCGGATCAGCGCGATTCGGCCCCGCCGATGGAAATGGTTCAGCTGATCGCCGGGCTCTACAAGGGGCAGTGGCTGTCGGGGCCGAGCACGGATGTTGTGATCGGCGCGATGACACGGACCGTTACCGGCAGCCGCCGGATCAAGGCGGGCCTGCCGAGCGGGACCAGCTTTGGCCATAAGACCGGCACTTTGAACAATACGGCCAGCGATGTCGGCTTTGTCGAAATGCCGGACGGGCGCGTTGTCGCCCTGGCAATCTACGTCACCGGTCAGGGAGGCCGTCCGCAGCGCGATGCGCGGATCGCGGAGATTACCCGCACGCTCTATGCCGGCTTCGCCAATCCGCGTTTTGCCGCGACGGCATCGAACGACAACACGCGCAATCGCTAA
- a CDS encoding tyrosine-type recombinase/integrase, with amino-acid sequence MALTALKVKNAKPGRYVDGRGLCLFVKESGSRSWVLRMQHNGRRRDYGLGSALDVTLTEARDAAAALRRQVRAGIDPVAERRKSRKVVPSFETAARECYEALKDGWKNQNYRNWISSMENHVFPLIGRKPVDQVDSTHVVEVLTPIWLEIPDTARKILQRIGAVLDFAHIKGWREEEAALRSVRKGLPRQTDKVEHFKAMPYADIPAFMKELATASPTTGRDALRFTIYNAVRSSETRKAVWTEIDLDKAVWTIPGERMKAKETHVVPLSKAAVSILRRRWRLRTSDDGLVFSNNGEKPISDMTMTKLLRDAGIKGATVHGFRSAFTDWAAEKTDFPKEVADKALAHKLSNQVEAAYRRTDFFDKRRDLMGAWADYLQQ; translated from the coding sequence ATGGCACTGACAGCATTGAAAGTGAAGAACGCCAAGCCCGGTCGTTACGTTGATGGCCGTGGCTTGTGTCTTTTTGTGAAGGAAAGCGGCTCCCGTAGTTGGGTCTTGCGGATGCAGCACAACGGCAGGCGGCGCGACTACGGATTGGGATCGGCGCTCGATGTGACGCTGACCGAAGCGCGGGACGCAGCGGCAGCCCTGCGTCGCCAGGTTCGCGCCGGGATCGATCCGGTTGCCGAACGACGGAAGTCGCGCAAGGTGGTGCCGAGCTTCGAGACGGCAGCGCGCGAATGCTACGAGGCGTTGAAGGACGGCTGGAAGAACCAGAACTATCGTAACTGGATTTCCAGCATGGAAAACCATGTCTTCCCGCTGATCGGCAGGAAGCCCGTCGATCAGGTGGACAGCACCCACGTCGTCGAGGTGCTCACGCCCATCTGGCTCGAAATCCCCGATACCGCCCGCAAGATTTTGCAGCGCATTGGTGCCGTGCTCGACTTTGCGCACATCAAAGGATGGCGGGAAGAAGAGGCCGCGCTGCGCTCAGTCCGCAAAGGATTGCCGCGCCAGACCGACAAGGTCGAGCACTTCAAGGCCATGCCCTATGCCGACATTCCGGCGTTCATGAAGGAGCTGGCGACCGCATCACCCACCACGGGCCGCGATGCCCTGCGTTTCACGATCTATAATGCCGTGCGGTCAAGCGAGACGCGCAAGGCTGTCTGGACCGAGATCGACCTCGACAAGGCGGTCTGGACCATTCCCGGCGAGCGCATGAAGGCAAAGGAAACGCATGTGGTGCCGCTCTCTAAGGCGGCGGTTTCGATTCTGCGTCGGCGCTGGAGATTGCGCACGAGCGACGATGGCCTCGTGTTCTCGAATAATGGCGAGAAGCCCATCAGCGACATGACAATGACCAAGCTATTGCGCGATGCCGGGATCAAGGGTGCGACCGTCCACGGGTTCCGTTCCGCATTCACCGATTGGGCAGCGGAGAAGACCGACTTTCCCAAGGAGGTTGCGGACAAGGCCTTGGCGCACAAGCTCAGCAACCAGGTTGAAGCCGCCTATCGCCGCACCGACTTCTTCGACAAACGGCGCGACTTGATGGGCGCGTGGGCAGATTACTTGCAGCAATGA
- a CDS encoding helix-turn-helix transcriptional regulator, which yields MSNTERIIRLKTVLDRTGLSRSTIYRKIAEGTFPSQVKISIHGAGWHESAINRWIADPAHYGEEEPAE from the coding sequence ATGTCGAATACCGAACGCATCATCCGCCTCAAGACCGTGCTCGACCGTACCGGTCTTTCCCGCTCTACCATTTATCGCAAGATCGCAGAGGGCACGTTCCCGTCGCAGGTCAAGATCAGCATCCACGGCGCGGGCTGGCACGAGTCAGCCATCAATCGCTGGATCGCCGATCCCGCTCACTACGGTGAAGAGGAACCGGCGGAATGA
- a CDS encoding PGN_0703 family putative restriction endonuclease produces the protein MMTLPGFLPGVPAEHVLNRLATAGGKEVESGKFASPESSAALAVNCFGWFIERLESFPPLPGMDNSDPVEMVDVEFTARFPWSGGRHPWLDAVVQTQVSLIGIESKRFEPFRDQKSVSLSSAYDRPVWGDNMRRYEQMRDRLRSGAVTFRHLDAVQLVKHAFGLVTEARRRGRRPVLFYIYAEPTSRAGKAIPSEDILRHRKEITEFAEAVRGDDVAFHFSSYRDWISTWPNGGDLKAHGRTIIETFSP, from the coding sequence ATGATGACATTGCCCGGTTTTCTTCCTGGTGTTCCGGCAGAGCATGTATTGAACAGGCTCGCCACGGCAGGTGGGAAAGAAGTCGAGTCCGGCAAGTTCGCAAGTCCTGAAAGCTCAGCCGCCCTTGCTGTGAATTGCTTTGGATGGTTCATCGAACGCTTGGAGAGTTTTCCGCCGCTGCCCGGCATGGACAACTCTGACCCCGTGGAAATGGTGGATGTTGAATTTACCGCTCGATTTCCCTGGTCCGGGGGTCGTCACCCTTGGCTTGACGCTGTCGTTCAAACGCAGGTCAGCCTTATCGGCATCGAGAGCAAACGGTTTGAACCCTTCCGTGACCAGAAATCGGTGTCTTTATCGTCGGCCTATGATCGACCGGTCTGGGGCGACAATATGCGGCGGTATGAGCAAATGCGTGACCGATTGCGGTCCGGTGCAGTCACGTTCCGCCATTTGGACGCCGTGCAGTTAGTCAAACACGCTTTCGGGCTTGTGACGGAGGCGCGGCGAAGAGGCCGCAGGCCCGTACTATTCTATATTTATGCCGAACCGACCTCACGGGCAGGCAAAGCTATCCCGTCAGAGGATATTTTGCGGCATCGAAAGGAAATCACGGAATTTGCCGAAGCAGTGAGAGGAGATGACGTAGCGTTTCACTTCTCCAGCTATCGTGACTGGATCTCGACGTGGCCCAACGGTGGCGACCTAAAGGCACATGGTCGAACGATCATCGAGACATTCAGTCCATGA
- a CDS encoding type IV toxin-antitoxin system AbiEi family antitoxin — protein sequence MATRLDSKLNQLQQELPEGLLVDAAWLEANGYSSALRSQYVSSGWLDSPARRVYRRSRGPMTWQQVVISLQTMLDLPLTVGGRTALEQQGYAHYLSANVQTVHLYGPTRPPTWLDDLPIDVTFAWHNSLRLFPADADTPPLPSPTMYSAAGAQLPVRYSSKERAVLELLDELPRHESFHQVDALMEGLSDLSPRRLQTLLEACSSVKVKRLFLFFADRHRHAWRPKLELAKIDLGSGKRVLVKGGKLDPQYDITVPADLGEQ from the coding sequence ATGGCTACGCGTTTGGACAGCAAGCTAAACCAACTCCAGCAGGAGCTTCCGGAAGGACTTCTGGTCGATGCCGCCTGGCTGGAGGCCAATGGCTATTCGTCCGCGCTGCGCAGCCAGTATGTAAGTTCCGGCTGGCTGGATAGCCCAGCGCGACGGGTCTATCGCCGTTCACGCGGGCCTATGACCTGGCAGCAAGTCGTGATCTCGCTCCAGACCATGCTTGACCTTCCATTGACCGTTGGTGGTCGCACCGCGCTCGAACAGCAAGGCTATGCCCACTACCTTTCGGCAAACGTCCAGACAGTTCACCTTTACGGACCAACACGACCGCCAACCTGGCTGGATGATTTGCCGATCGACGTGACATTCGCATGGCACAACAGCTTGCGCCTGTTTCCAGCAGATGCCGACACGCCGCCATTGCCAAGCCCCACCATGTATAGTGCCGCTGGCGCGCAATTGCCTGTTCGTTATTCGAGCAAGGAGCGCGCCGTTCTCGAGTTGCTCGATGAGCTGCCCAGGCATGAGAGCTTTCATCAGGTCGACGCCTTGATGGAAGGCTTAAGCGATCTCAGCCCTCGTCGCCTGCAAACTCTTCTCGAAGCCTGCTCCAGCGTAAAGGTGAAGCGGCTGTTCCTGTTCTTTGCCGACCGGCACCGCCATGCTTGGCGACCGAAACTCGAATTGGCCAAGATCGATCTGGGTTCAGGCAAACGGGTTCTGGTGAAGGGAGGCAAGCTCGATCCGCAATACGACATCACGGTGCCTGCCGATCTTGGAGAACAATAG